From a single Arachis hypogaea cultivar Tifrunner chromosome 3, arahy.Tifrunner.gnm2.J5K5, whole genome shotgun sequence genomic region:
- the LOC112735620 gene encoding uncharacterized protein: MDPILRFLVNGELLEDKKGARMVRREVAKYVAIQGQLYKRGFDQPLLKCLRPEQTDYVLSEGCYGHHIGGKALARKLVRAGYYWSSMMSYAQEFVRKYNGTQFANKKFGEFLSRMGIKQKFSSVEHPWSNGQVEAANKVILHSLKK, encoded by the exons ATGGATCCGATCCTCCGTTTCTTAGTAAACGGTGAGCTTCTTGAGGACAAGAAAGGTGCTAGAATGGTCAGACGGGAGGTGGCCAAGTATGTAGCGATACAGGGCCAGCTATATAAACGAGGGTTTGATCAACCCCTGTTGAAGTGCTTGCGCCCCGAGCAAACGGACTACGTCTTGAGCGAAGGTTGCTATGGCCACCATATCGGGGGAAAGGCGTTGGCCAGGAAACTCGTTAGAGCCGGATATTATTGGTCTTCCATGATGTCCTATGCACAAGAATTCGTGAGAAAGT ACAATGGGACGCAGTTCGCGAATAAAAAGTTTGGCGAGTTCCTTTCAAGAATGGGAATCAAGCAGAAATTCTCATCAGTCGAGCACCCATGGAGCAATGGCCAGGTGGAAGCTGCAAACAAGGTCATCCTTCACAGCCTGAAGAAATGA